The window AATATATATAAGACACAAATCCAAAACATGAGTGATCAAATGAttgttttgttccaaaatgagctATATGGATTGGCAGTAAATATGCAGTAAAACTGAAATGCTGTGCAGTGGAATGAagagatgaaactgtttgtgaagaGTTTGGGAGTTGTCTGCTAGATTGCTCTCTTAGAGAGAAAAAGATTTTGAACATTTCAAAGGCATTCCTGGGAGATTTCAGCTattgaaaaaatttaaaatgcagtATAATATATTTCAGGATCACCTCCAAGTAAAATCACACATTTTAGGGGAATTATTTGTTGTATCTCCATGTGTGGTCATTAGCCTCAAAAGTACCCAAAGTAAGTTCATGTTGCATGAGGGCATcataattacatacagtatatacctacAGATATTGATTGGGCAATGACTGACAATGTAATGAAAGCCTTCAATAGAATCTTAACACTGAAACCTAGTCCATAACTAGAGGCATTTTCTGGTACCTGGAGGATTTATATATCtctagatttttaaaattattgataTGAGTATTATGATGGCATGTTGCATTACCTATGAATCACATTTTAGGCTTTCTTCCTGGGAACTCTCCTTCAGAATAACACTTCAGTTCTgtatacaaacataaaagacaCAGCACACTAATCTCCATACCTAGCCATGCTGAACTCCCATTCTGGTGTTCAAGCAGATTAGACCACTCATTCTTAGAGAGTTTCAGTTTCTTTCTACTTCAGGCTCAAGAGCAAGCATCCATTTATGGTCTTTGGTGTATATAGGTCCTTGATTTCTAAGTGGTATCTTTTGTCtgagggaagagagagagagagatagagatagagagggagagagagatatactgtatatagagagagatactGTGAAATATCAAGAGGCATTTATGGTCAAAATAAGTGAGGTTTATATTGACTATCGCTAGCTTTAATCTAACCTTGCTGTATTTAAGCAATTGTTAGTTGGTTTAATTTAACTTGGGAacagttactttttcacatagtgtCAGTTGATGATGTATAGTTTATTTCATGAAATAAGTTAGAGATAAAAGTGTTATTTCTTCATTCAGTTGCCCTTTATGTAATACTAGACATTCTACATGTTCTGATATGTGTTTCCTGAATGctaaaacattataaaattccTATGACTGTTACTTGAGCcccatcttaactaaagtagtatgttaaatTCTTCATAATCTGTGTGCTCCCTGGCCAAGTCATTAATCtttaagtgcttcttaaactggcttcttTTTGCACCAACAGTAGCCACAGACAGCGGTGGCCACACTAAATATATTAAACTCACTTTATGACAGCTCTCTAAACTAAGCTCACTTAGTATTTCGAATACAAAGATTTATAATTAagatcatattattttaatgataaaatgtgaTAAAGTTTTAAGAGTATTGCATTTCATAGATAAATTGTTAAATTCCTTTAAATGATTTAGattgtctgtggtgggctggtgccctgcccgggactctttcctgccttgcgccctgtgctggttgggattggctccagcagacccccgtgttaggatatagcgggttggacaatgactgactgatttagactgttaataattacaaattttaaagttgatatttctgTCTTCTTCAAAATTTTTGAAGACACAATGATCTAAAGTTGCAGCCATCTTTACTTTAACAGAGATGTTTTCTGTGTTGAAATTAGTTATGTGGATaagcatgaaaaaagaaaagggaaggatGGAAACTGGGGTGTGATACATTTGAAGAGACAATAAAGGAAGTTGTCCCAAAGGCATATCCATTGAAGTCTGAGtgtgtgttgctgaccacaagcTCACAAACCCAACTCTATTACAATATTTCATTTAAACTAATGGGCCGCAGCTAATACCAACTTATACACCCAGCCTTTTTGACCCTGGTTACACTTCTGTATTGGACATATACGAGATTTGACAGTCTCCAAGAACTTTGTACAGATATTGTGGCAAGATACCCTGGGAGAATCCACAATGTTTAAACTAAGCCAAGTGTGTCAAAAGGCAAGAAAACATGAGTTTACTAGTGGATGGATACTGAGTTATAGCAGGTATCTATTTCTGGCATATCTGTTCACACATGTAAATAATCCTCAGACAGCAGCTGAAGGACAAGCCAATGTAGTACATAAGCAAACCCACTACTTATGAAAAGCAAGTGTGACCAGTAGAGAGCATAACAGCACCTCAGACCCCAAAGACAACCTCACAAACACTATTCCAGATACAAACAAGAACACGTATTTTACAAACTACCTTTGGAaggtctctctctatataaaatacaacacaacaccATATTATgtcttctctcttctcttctaTACTTCTCTCAGGAAAGTGTTGATCAActcctctcctgactctgacttccCCAGCTCAAGCAGAACTGCTTCCTTTAATATCCAGGAGCCAGTTACTTCCTATGCCTTGACACTGCCTCTCAGAAGCACTTCCCGGGTTAGGTGGAAGTCCCACAAAATAGTGACCCTTAATTTCTGCAGTAcatcctggtggcacccacagaacacaacagGGCTATGCCATGAGACTACAGTTACCAACATGCCTTGTGGGTATCTGTTGAGATACtataacccagggatgctgccatctagcatttcgGGTGAGTAAATAACTCAGATAAGTTGCCTTCCCCTATCCCTCCATTGTACAGTCATCTCGGCCATTTCAGTGTCCTTGATCCAGTCTGTCTGGGATGCCAGCATATCAATTTCTGTCCATCTCCATGCTGCAGCAGAGACCACCCTGCCTTTTTGACatagtgtggccaccagggggtactctccaaacacccgacacaaaggctcagacacaagtataaaaccacaaagaatttttattgtgggaaactcttcatgTAAGTCTTTCCCACACGCCAACCACAATACAGTGAAAACACAATGatattttgtcttcttctctctgtctctcactcttcTCTTTCactgccttcactcctccacgCAAGTGTTGTCCACCTTCCTCTTGACTCCTGCTCCTGGAACAGTGGCAGACAGCTCCTTTTATATGGCTCGgagagcacttctgggttagccCGATAAGGTAAGGCTTGTTAGTCCTTACAgcacccctggcagcacccacagaaaccaacagggctgagatacagAAGTCcagttcccatgaagccctgtgagaATCCATCGCACTgccacaacccaggggggctgctatcTAGTGATCTGGGGGAGACAATTCCCTGTGCACGCTATCTTCCCTAGTCTTTCCTTTTtaagggcatcccagctgggcaatcGTGCTGGTCATCCCTCACAGTAGATATATGGAAAATACACAGTCGCTGCCTTCATGTGGttgcttttttttgcattgcattgcattatattTGGGTTACtccctttaaatttaaaaaagtaagctCACTGTGCACCATCCCAAGGAGTGCGggaattttaaatgcataattgAATTAATTTACATCATTTAATACTTGTGAAAAGATTACATTATAAAacttaaatataaacacaaataatttataaattgCCACCATGCTCTTCAGGTGGTGTCTGTGTGtcaaaaagagaataaaacagGTTGTGTGTGCAGGCTTATTTTCTCCACTTTTGCTTTACTCATTACTAGATTGGCCACTGCATGTCTTAATAAACAATGACTTTTGTGTTTACATCTAAGAGAATAACAGGCTCTTCTTTGGAAAAGTGTGATTTTCTTTTAAGGCCTTTCTTTTGTGGCGTTTATTATGCATTTGTCTTAGAAACAATACATGTTCAGTTCTGTACTTCTTTATACACTTTATCATATTTAATCAATAAAATATGAGGAAATTTATAAtgatattattatcatttgaCTGTTTTTCAACCCACTTATATCATTTTCTTGTAGACAACTTTGGGGCTGATTTAACTTTGAAGGTTTTTGagataaacacaaaaaacagcTCATACATTACATACGAACATGTTAAAATTGCTCGTTAAACGCTAAGATTCATTATTTTTGGGAAATGCAGCTCTGAGTGTGAaatatttgcaataataaaagTCAGAAGCCCTCCATATATGTACATTATATGTAATGGGcttgaattcagtgttttaaagaaaagtcaaaattcctggaaaattctgctacaggttattgctgatggctatctacaggacatacatatttacctgtcttgcaaaagagtcacctgctttgaataatcaGACTGTTTTCATTAGTATCTCAtccacacacaatgtggtgatacagaactgcctgcttcctttgaaaatgaatgagttctggggacatccatccatccattttccaacccgctatatcctaacacagggttacgggggtctgctggagccaatcccagccaacacggggcgaaaggcaggaaacagaccccaggcagagcgccagccaaccgcagggctcacacacacacacaccaagcacgcactagggacaatttagaattgccaatgcatctaacctgcatgtctttggactctgggaggaaaccggagtacctggaggaaacccacgcagacatggggagaacatgcagactccatgcaggaaagacccgggaagcgaacccggggtctcctaactgcgaggcagcagatgCTGGGGACATTTgtttctaatcaggtacttctTTATAGCTGACAATAATACTATTGGttaccaaagtaaatgtgtttacactgttGTTCTGTAGAGGAAATTGGCAtgcaccattgtttaactgattgtaatgttgatctatgcagagattgaagcatttatatatttctgggttaatgagaataaagtagaacagagaagtatggtctgagacttgtgACTACTGAAATCCCGCCTGGCcttgtgatgacgtcacttctggtcctgattATGcaacttctggttccagcctcGATGGCGTAATTTCCTCTGCCAGCccttaacactaaaatccctgaagcctacgaaaaaacttgtaatcccggcgcACCTTAAATCCCAAAGTACTTTTCAATTTTCAAATTTGCAGCCGGGATTCAAGTATACGGGAAGCTGCCCATAACCTTTTAATGGCTCCTGTGTATTAAtttaactatactgtatatatatatatatatatatatatacatatatatatatatatatatatatatatatatatatatatatatatatatatacatacagtatacagtgatccctcgctatatcgcgcttcgcctttcgcggcttcactccatcgcggattttatatgtaagcatctttaaatatatatcgcggatttttcgctgcttcgcgggtttctgcggacaataggtcttttaatttctggtacatgcttcctcagttggtttgcccagttgatttcatacaagggacgctattggcagatggctgagaagctatccagcttactttctctctccctctctctctctctctcttgcgctgacgtaggggggtgtgagcaggggggctgtgtgcagctgcttcctgaaggacatgctgaacggagcttcgcatacttaaaagctcaaagggcacgtattgattttttttttgactgcttgctttgcactcctttgaaaaggaagatatgtttgcattcttttaattgtgagacagaactgtcatctctgtcttgtcatggagcacagtttaaacttttgaaaaagagacaaatgtttgtttgcagtgtttgaataacgttcctgtctctctacaacctcctgtgtttctgcgcaaatctgtgacccaagcatgacattctaaaaataaccatataaacatatggtttctacttcgcggattttcctatttcgcgggtggctctggaacgcaacccccgcgatggaggagggattactgtatatacacagtatatatatatatatatatatatatatatatatatatatatcagggctgggcaagttaacacCTTATTATCGTGTTaactcattaattaattaacgccgacaattattttattgtgcgttaacgcagtttttgttattattattattattattattatttttaaagcctcagtctcgctagcgatcgatagagatcagtgatttTCTTGTTACAGTACTTTTCAATACGCTTTTGGTAgtaggaaagttagctttgttaatTTGACTTCGATTCCCCtgcatgcatgagtagcgaagagcaaacagcttcttaAATGGCATGTGGaaagataccaaagtgaatgctcaaagcaaaataatctgtggatcagacttttttcatattcaacttttttcatattatcagTGAATCGAACTCTGATTTGTtggattttgattttttaattttgatgcaagtgtTCTTGAGATGTAGATTGAAAGCGtaagtgaggtactggcatcagtTGATCGGTCCctagctgattgtggtgctgaacaagttcgtgtagctgatgcacctatggcagcaTTCGCCTtggaggacagacacttatgatgacaggaggtacaaaccatattgcgtcaaactgcaactgccacccccacgcacctgtctcacaaagacaaccaggcagccagcccactgtACTCCCAATGCTGATGCCATGGACAAGGCAGAGTGGCTCCTTTTCTCTGAGAGTACCTGGGAGAACTTTCAGTACTAGGACATGGTCCATGGGTAGCATTTCCGGGTAGACGGAAGTCCGATAAAATAGGGATTATATATCCCTGCAGTGCCCTTTGGCACCACCCAAGGACCCAGACAGGGTTTCACCAGTTCAATTCCCAGCGTGCCCCATAGGTATTCTGAAAGGGACATTGTGAAAGTACAGGTTGGCTCCACACTCCCTAATTGGTGTTGGGTGCCTGTTGAACCTGGAACCGCTGTAAAATGTACAGACACAGTTTGTCagcaaaaggttagtgaaaaCTGTCtagtgcatttatttaaaaaaacaaaacaaacagtagtgcccaaaagtgcagtgcagaaaTCTTCATATAATAAGTACTCCATAAAATGATGTGCAAAGTAGAGATTGAAATCAATAATTAGATCCAATAAAATTGAGGATAAAATTCAGACAATCTTCTTTCTTAAAATGTGAGCCCCAATGCCTCTTGTTAAAATCTTGCATCTCCTCAGCTTATCCCATCAGGAGTTTGCAGCAAGAGGAGACTTCCACTGACAGGTTCAGTCATCCTTTAATCCCAGATTTGAATTCCCACTGCCAGTCAATTGGCATCTGTATGACATCCCCAGAACACCACTCATGTCTCCCTCTGATAGTCTCTACATGGGAGATGCTGCACTGTTTTGCTCAATAGGATTGCCCTTTCTTCAGCCCCGCTCTTGAGTGCCAGCCTGCCATTCACTTCCCTGGGGTATACTCATGACCACCTGCCCCCTGTCTTCCCAGCACTGGCTCTCTTGATCCTGCCTCTTTCTCTCACCCTTAACCTTTATTCCTTCACTTCTCCTTTCATTGATCATTTCttgttctttcctttttatttgttcatCCACAGATTTCACCATGCAGGGTCCCTTTATAGAACCAATTAGGTATAGGTGCTGTCCTCTACCTTCGTCGAGGTATGAATGAAACACTTCACCAACCTGCTAGCATTTGCATGTGAAAGTGCGATTAGCCAAGTACCCCAATCAACCTTGGAGCAAAGTGTACAGGAACACACAAGCACCTGCACCTGCCTGGAGCCTGCACACTCTGGGACTCCTGATTATTTAAAATTTGGAACCCAATGAACCAGCTAAGAAATCGTCCACCATCCACTCGAAACACCTGTCTATCCACTGTAATACTCACAATATAGGTAAATGACGCACACACACCCAGCCGTccatatgatctaaaagaaaatgtgattcatcagaccaatccaccttcttccattgctccaaggTCCAGTTTAGACACTCAtttgcccattgtaggcacttccGCAGGTGGACAGGGGTCAGGATAGGCACTCTGACCAGACTGCAGTATATGATGTACTGTGTGtcctgacacctttctctcatggccagcattacgcTTTTCAGCAACCTGTACAGTAGCTCTTGTGTGGTATTggaccagatgggctagccttcACTTTCCATATGCATCAATGAGACTTGGGTGCACATAACCCTATTGCCAGTTCACTGTTTtctttccttggaccacttttggtaggtactagcCACTGCATACCAGGAGCAACCCTATAAGACCTGCCGTTTTGAAGGTGCTCTGAACAAGTTGTCTGGTAATCACAATTTGGCTCTTGTCAAAGTTGCCCAGATCCTAATGCTtctcatttttcctgcttccaacacatcaccttcaatgACTGTTCACTTGTTGCATAATATAGCCCCCCtcttgacaggtgccactgtaacAAGACATTCAATGTTATTCACCTGTTTGTGGTTTTAATGATGTGACTGGTTGATGTAAATAACCAGAATTAAAATATTAAGCAGTCAGATCACATTATGATAAGGCAAAATAGATTATATTGTAATCTCCCTTTTAGCAAAAAGGGTAACTTCTATCTTGTTGCATAATTTCTACATAATTAAGCTTGTTTCTTAAAAACAATTGTTTaataagttctttttaaaattaggtaaaaaaaaatcttcaatctgcctcctGAAAAGTTTTTGAGCCATGTTGATAACAGTAATAGCAGTGTAAAAGAGTATTTTATGTTTACAATTAGCAACCATGCAGCAGCAAAAGTGTACtgtcattattaaataaaaatatcttacAGGACTTTCTTTActataaagaaagaataaacataatacatcaatatcaatataatgtctatacacaaaaacattattcaaacatcGCAGGCAGATGTTTTTGTACATCACAGACCAAATTGTTTTCTATATATGCTTTTCTTAgcttttcttgtattttctaTGCAGCTTATTAAACTCAGataaaaaaagtattcagtaATTATTCAAATACATTGCAGAAAAGaggcatgtgactttttaattccAGTGATATTATTCTTATACTCAAGAGGCCACTCcatttcatatttataaataCTTCTCCAATGCTGACTTATCAATGGGCTCTAAAATGAATTGCATACTGTTCACATCTGCATTTTTCCTTtgcttaataattttaattatggcCAATTTGGAGCATAAATGCAAACTTCAGGATAATTTTAACTTAAATGGAATGTACAAAAAAGGGCAGATTATATTAGGAGGActatttgaaattaattataaaactaTTATTCCTGAGTTGTCCTTTAAATCTAAACCAGAACCGTGGAAATGTGAAAGGTGAGTTAGAGACATTGCCTCTTTTAATACAGGGATTTTACCTTAACAATCATTTTGCTTGTTGATAAAATCAAGGTGCCATTCAAAGAacaattaatgtgattttttgAAAACATAAATGGCTAAAAAGTTTTTTCAATGGATGTCTGTTTAGTACATGAAAAATTACTTTGCTTTTCTCTTGACAGCCTAGACTTCATAGGGGTTCAGTCGGCACAGACAATGGTGTTTGCTATTGAACAAATAAATAAGGATGAGACACTCCTGCCAAACGTGACCCTGGGATACAGAATCTTTGACAATTGTCTTAGATTACCAGTGGCACTCCGAGCGGCCGTCACTTTAGTCGGTGGTCTAGATGAAGTGAGCACTGAATACAACTGCAGTGGCATCCCTCCTGTTCTCGCTATAGTTGGTGATCCAGGATCCACACATTCTATTGCTCTCTCAAGAATTGTTGGGCTTTTCCACATGCCTTTGGTAACACTTCAGTGATTTGTAGCATATTTCTAGACAATTTTGTGTCACTTAAATGGAATTGAATTTTATCACTGTGTATATAAAGACTAATAATGTAACatattcactctatctatctatctatctatctatctatctatctatctatctatctatctatctatctatctgtctgtctgtctgtctgtctgtctgtctgtctgtctgtctgtctgtatgcactgtatattcatatACATAATAGTGCAGATCACTATGGCAGTTTATAATtgccaaaattattttaaacttacTAGGGACTTAAAAAGGAAGAGCTGCACaatttatcaatatttattaatagtttaaaactacagaaaacaatCAAGAAAATTAACTTATACATTTCATTAAACTCAAGCATGTCTTTATTGTTACAGCACAAACTTTACATTTAATAGTTGTTTTTCTTCAATATACTGTTTCCtttttgtgttcctttaataaaataagccacttttctgaaatttctgcattgtatttattgtttttttatacatattattCCTTAAAGAATGCTAatgctgctatttttatttttaggtaagTTATTACGCCACATGTGCCTGCTTAAGCAATAAACAAGAGTACCCTTCATTCTTTAGAACAATCccaagtgatacttttcaagttAAAGCCATGgcacaaataattaaatattttaaatggtcCTGGGTTGGTATTATAGGAAGTGATGATGACTATGGACAATATGCTGTGAGAACATTTTATGAGGAAATAGCAAAATTTGGTTGCATATCATTCTCTGAGACCATCCCAAAAGTTAATGAAATAAGCAAAGTGCAGCACATAATTAATACTATAAAACAGTCAACAGCAAAAGTAATTATAATATTTTCACCTGGAGTggatgtaaatgttttaataagagAAGCAGTGCGCCAGAATATTACTGGCCGGCAATGGATTGCAAGTGAAGGATGGAGTACCTCAACAGTTTTAGCAAGCAAAGAAAATTTCAGATCATTTGGTGGAACAATAGGCATTGCCATTCACAGAGGAAACATTCCAGGGCTCAAAGAATTTCTCCTTCAAGTTCACCCTGATATAAATTCAGGGAAAAATTTAATCCATCAATTTTGGGAAAAGATATTTGAATGCAGATTTTCAGAAAATGTTATCAACTCCTCCACAGTGCTTAGCTGGAAAGAATGCACAGGAGAAGAGAATATCAATAACACCCAAACAGCATATAGTGATGTTTCAGACTTAAGAGCCTCCTACAATGTTTATAAAGCTGTATATGCAATTGCACACGCACTTGATAATTTGAACTCCTGTGAAAAAGGAAACGGTCCATTTGAGAACAACTCCTGCGCGAACATTGCAAATGTACAGCCATGGCAGGTAAAGCTCACATTTACCTTTCCCCAGCTTCTGGACATGTTATCAGTGAGAATTTTAGTTTCAGTAAGTGCAAATACAAGAAGATATATGGAATGGTAATATCACAGAGTATACATTAACATTTACActatcataaaataaattaaataataatattttttattattattattatcattgaaaTTATGCCTattgaataaatatattaatattattaatgcaaaataaatgaatcgaTGTATGTTGTTCAAAATCAAATTtgacaaaattaacattttacattgttccaaaacacaaagaaagtcTCCATTTTAGGAAAAGAATGCTGTAATTACTGTctactgaaatataaaataaaaactggcaCATTTTTAGTCAGTCCTACACATATTTGACCTCTTAGAAGCttcctgttgttcttcttctttcgggtactcctgttagaggttgccagagcggatcatctttttccataagaaGCTTCCTGTTGTTAATGTACTAAAAtgttagaaggaaaaaaaaagtcaaagaataATTATGTGCTTCTTTACAATGATTAATGAAGATTGCCTAGAAATATACTTACAAAAACatataattaatgtatttttttttagcttcatCACTATCTGAAACAAGTCAGTTTTAGTACGCATTCAGGAGAGAGAGTTGCTTTTGATGAGAACGGAGATGCCCTCGCAGTCTACGACATTGTAAATTGGCAACTGAACAGTGATGGAAATACTGAAATTAAAACCATTGGAGTTTTTGACAAAGCCTCTGGCTCAGGACAGGAGCTTTTTCTTAAAGAAGATGAGATGTTTTGGAATTTTGCGACTGCAAAAGTAGGTTTcaataattttgattttattccGTTTCAGTGCTGAAGTTAGATTTAATTTAAGAGCATTTtgatttgaaaggaaaaaaacagaaacatttatatttaattatagcTTGTTTGTTCTTTTATTGGTCACTCAAAAAAGGTGTATATCCACTTTATTTAAATATCTGAGACattttgcaattaaaaatgtcagaaaatgtctTTGTTTATTAATGTAAGTAGTAATCAattacaaaatacacattttaacttGGTGCTCATGTGAGCTGTACATGCTCTAAATGCCATATCTGTTGAGAGCAGCTTGAAATGCCAGTGGGGCTTATTGAGCTAAATATTCAGTTATTTAGCAGATGATTCACATTAAATGGGAATATAATGAGAGAAAATGATAATCAGTCATAATGCCggacacactgtatatatattctcaAGTGCTATTACTGAACATATCTGAGAATTAAGCAGTTAAACCAGTTTGTTCATGTGAGTATCACAGTACTTGCTTGATCAAACAAAAAGACACAGAAGACCATGCTAAGTACAATTTCTATAAAATACTTTTCTTGCTTAACACACTATGAGTTGACAAGGTTAAATAATCTAAAAAAATTGAGTACCTTGATTAATtcccatcaatccatccattttcatgtcTACATAGTCCAGTCAATCCCACCAGGTTATTGaagggcacacagacacacaagccAGCAAGATTATTTACAGATACCATTCAACATTGTGAGAGGGAGTAATGAACttacaaagaatatttatactccATAAATAAGACAACTCAGAAGAGGAGCTAACTTGAAAGCTGTTTCTCTAAATATAAAATCTCAAAGATTTTAACCCTGGACCACTGCAAATAATGATAAAGGCCCTCTGTTATAACTTTAACGACAAAACAGAAAACTCATGACAACAAACAGACAGCAAGAATACCAGGATCAGTTCTGCAATATCTGGATTTTCAGCTCTCACACTTCACCCACTTCACCAGTTATCCATCTAAACAATTTCTAATATAACCAGCTAAGCCAATGTGTTTTCTGAATTAATATCCCCAAAAAGCAAAATGTTTCACTATTGTGTTTACATATAGCCTCCGGAGTCTATCTGCAGTAAAAGCTGTCAGCCTGGCACAAGAAAAGCCACACGAAAGGGTGAGCCAGTTTGCTGTTTTGATTGCATCCCATGTGCAGAAGGTGAAATCAGTGGGCAGATAGGTATGCTTTTCTTTTTAgtactcatttttaaataatgccATAATGTTATTAAGAGGTGAATTGTTTAGAACTACTGCTAATATCTATAGAGCCATGATTAGGATACAGTATCAGTCTGTATCTCTGTGAAGTTTGTACATTTGCCCAGCAGTT of the Erpetoichthys calabaricus chromosome 2, fErpCal1.3, whole genome shotgun sequence genome contains:
- the LOC114669559 gene encoding extracellular calcium-sensing receptor-like; the encoded protein is MNCILFTSAFFLCLIILIMANLEHKCKLQDNFNLNGMYKKGQIILGGLFEINYKTIIPELSFKSKPEPWKCESLDFIGVQSAQTMVFAIEQINKDETLLPNVTLGYRIFDNCLRLPVALRAAVTLVGGLDEVSTEYNCSGIPPVLAIVGDPGSTHSIALSRIVGLFHMPLVSYYATCACLSNKQEYPSFFRTIPSDTFQVKAMAQIIKYFKWSWVGIIGSDDDYGQYAVRTFYEEIAKFGCISFSETIPKVNEISKVQHIINTIKQSTAKVIIIFSPGVDVNVLIREAVRQNITGRQWIASEGWSTSTVLASKENFRSFGGTIGIAIHRGNIPGLKEFLLQVHPDINSGKNLIHQFWEKIFECRFSENVINSSTVLSWKECTGEENINNTQTAYSDVSDLRASYNVYKAVYAIAHALDNLNSCEKGNGPFENNSCANIANVQPWQLHHYLKQVSFSTHSGERVAFDENGDALAVYDIVNWQLNSDGNTEIKTIGVFDKASGSGQELFLKEDEMFWNFATAKPPESICSKSCQPGTRKATRKGEPVCCFDCIPCAEGEISGQIDADECEKCQPEFWSDFGRTQCVPKELEFLSYEDAMGIALTAVSLSGAAMSLAVLSVFIYYRETPVVKANNSELSFLLLISLILCFLCSLCFIGKPTYLTCILRHVVFGISFVLCISCILVKTIVVIMAFKATLPGKNIMKWFRSIQQRGTVFLLTLIQALICIVWLVIAPPTPSRNTKYQNAKIILECDIGSITGFSCLMGYIGFLASICFVLAFLARKLPDNFNEAKFITFSMIIFCAVWLTFIPAYISTPGKYTVAVEIFTILASSFGIIAMIFFPKCYIILIRPERNTKKFLMAKADPTPR